DNA sequence from the Cronobacter turicensis z3032 genome:
TTTCAGCACTTTATCCGCAGTCTGTACGCCAATAACGCCGATCTGCTCCGGCTGCTGCGCCACGGTCGCGGTCATCTTACCATCCTGAACCGCTTTCACGCCGTCAGCGGTGCCGTCGAAGCCAACAACCATCACATCGGTTTTGCCTGCGGTTTGCAGCGCACGCAGGGCGCCCAGCGCCATTTCGTCGTTCTGCGCAAACACGGCTTTCACATCAGGATGCGCGGTCAGCAGGTTCTGCATGACGTTCAGACCTTTGGTGCGATCGAAATCCGCCGGCTGGCTGGCCAGTACGTTCAGCTTGTGCGCTTCTACGGCCTGCTTAAAGCCTTCGCCGCGCTCGCGAGCGGCAGAGGTGCCTGCGATGCCCTGCAGTTCGATCACTTTCGCGCCGTCACCGGCCTGCTTCGCAATATAGTTACCGGCAATTTTACCGCCCGCGATGTTATCAGACGCGATATGGCTGACCACATCGCCTTTCGCCGCCATACGATCGAGCGTAATCACCGGGATTTTCGCCTGGTTCGCCATCTTCACGGCGTTACCCACCGCGTCGGAATCGGTCGGGTTAATCAGTACCAGTTTGGTGCCGCGTACGGTCAGATCCTGCACGTTCGCCAGCTCTTTCGCCGGGTTGTTCTGGGAATCCAGCACCACCAGTTCGTAACCCAGTTTTTCCGCTTCTTTCTGCGCGCCATCTTTCAGCGAGACGAAGAACGGGTTGTTCAGCGTTGAAACCACCAGAGCAATCGTGTCTTTCGCCATCGCGTTGGCGCTGACGGTCGCGCTTAACGCCACGGCGGAAACCAGTGTAGCCAGCTTTTTCATATTCATAATCAGATGTCCTGTTGAGTAATGAGTTACTGCTTTTTGTTATCCACCAGCACCGCCAGCAAAATGACCACTGCTTTGACGATCATCTGGTAATAGGGAGAAACACCTAAAAGATTCAGACTATTATTCAGGAAACCGAGTATCAGCGCGCCGATCAGCGTCCCAACAATGCGACCTTTACCGCCGGCAAGGCTGGTGCCGCCAAGCACGACCGCCGCGATGGCGTCCAGCTCATAGCCCGCGCCCGCCAGCGGCTGCGCCGAGGAGAGACGCGCCACTTCTATCACGCCCGCCAGCGACGCCAGCAGGCCCGACAGCGAATACACGATAATTTTGATTTTGTTAACGCTGATGCCGGACAGACGCGTCGCCGCTTCATTGCCGCCCAGCGCGTAAATATAGCGGCCCAGGCGGGTATGGTGCAGCACATACCAGGTCACCAGGAACACCAGCGCCATGATCCACACCGGCGTCGGGATGCCCAGCGGGCGGCCGATACCGAACCAGCCAAACAGATCGGCATTATCATTAAAACCGGTGCTGACCGGGCTGCCGTTGGTGTATTCGAGCGTCACCCCACGCAGCAGCAGCATCATGACCAGCGTGGCGATGAACGCCTGAACGCGGCCCTTCGCCACAATCACGCCGGTCACCGCGCCAATAGCCGCGCCAAGCGCGAGGGCGGCAACGACCGCCACCAGCGCGTTGACCTCAATGCCGACGAGCGAGGCGGCGACCGCCCCGGTTAACGCCAGCAGGGAACCGACGGACAGATCGATACCCGAGGTTAAGATCACCAGCGTCATCCCGACCGCCATGATGGCGTTCACCGAGGTCTGCTGGAGAATATTCAGCATATTATTAACGGTAAAGAAATTCGGGCTCAGGGTGGAGACAATCGCAATCAGCACCAGCAGGGCTATCAGCGACTTTTGCTCCATCAGCCACGCTTTGGTGAAAAAGCGACGAGTCGCAACGGTCTGGGTAGTCATACGTCTTTTACTCCTGGGTCACGCGACTGAGCTTGCCGACGGCCGCGGCCATCAGCAGTTCCTGGGTGGCCTGCTCGCGTGTGAATTCACCGCCGAGATGCCCTTCATGCATCACCATGATGCGATCGCTCATTCCCAGTACTTCCGGCATCTCAGACGAGACCAGAATGATGCTCAGCCCTTCGGCTTTGAACTGGTTAATGAGCTGATAAATCTCTTTTTTGGCGCCGACGTCCACGCCGCGGGTCGGCTCGTCGAGGATAAGCACTTTCGGGCGCGTCATTAATCCGCGGGCGATCGCCACTTTCTGCTGGTTGCCGCCGGACAACAGCCCAATGGCCTGGTCCATCGACGGCGTTTTAACATTGAAGAGGCGAATAAAATCGCTAACCGCCTGCTGCTCATCTTTATGTTTCAGGCTGCCAACGTCACGGCTGAAATAGCGCAGCGCGGTCAGCGACATGTTTTCTTTCACCGACATGCCGAGCACCAGCCCGTCACGCTTGCGGTCTTCGGAGATATAGACGATGCCGTTGGCCAGCCCGTCCTGCGGGGAGCGCGTCACTACTTCGCGGTTATCCAGCGTGACGCTGCCGCCGGTGCGCGGCAGCGCGCCGTACAGCACTTTCATCAGTTCGGTGCGGCCCGCGCCCATCAGCCCGGACACGCCAAGGATTTCGCCCTGACGCAGCGTAAAACTCACGCCATTCACGCCAGGACCGCTCAGGTTATCGACTTTCAGACGGATTTCGCCCGGCGCTTTATCGATATGCGGATACT
Encoded proteins:
- the rbsB gene encoding D-ribose-binding periplasmic protein, producing the protein MNMKKLATLVSAVALSATVSANAMAKDTIALVVSTLNNPFFVSLKDGAQKEAEKLGYELVVLDSQNNPAKELANVQDLTVRGTKLVLINPTDSDAVGNAVKMANQAKIPVITLDRMAAKGDVVSHIASDNIAGGKIAGNYIAKQAGDGAKVIELQGIAGTSAARERGEGFKQAVEAHKLNVLASQPADFDRTKGLNVMQNLLTAHPDVKAVFAQNDEMALGALRALQTAGKTDVMVVGFDGTADGVKAVQDGKMTATVAQQPEQIGVIGVQTADKVLKGEKVRARIPVDLKLVIK
- the rbsC gene encoding Ribose transport system permease protein rbsC produces the protein MTTQTVATRRFFTKAWLMEQKSLIALLVLIAIVSTLSPNFFTVNNMLNILQQTSVNAIMAVGMTLVILTSGIDLSVGSLLALTGAVAASLVGIEVNALVAVVAALALGAAIGAVTGVIVAKGRVQAFIATLVMMLLLRGVTLEYTNGSPVSTGFNDNADLFGWFGIGRPLGIPTPVWIMALVFLVTWYVLHHTRLGRYIYALGGNEAATRLSGISVNKIKIIVYSLSGLLASLAGVIEVARLSSAQPLAGAGYELDAIAAVVLGGTSLAGGKGRIVGTLIGALILGFLNNSLNLLGVSPYYQMIVKAVVILLAVLVDNKKQ
- the rbsA gene encoding Ribose import ATP-binding protein rbsA yields the protein MESLLQLKGIDKSFPGVKALSGATLNVYAGRVMALVGENGAGKSTLMKVLTGIYTRDAGSLLWLGQETTFSGPKASQEAGIGIIHQELNLIPQLSIAENIFLGREFVSHFGKIDWKKMYAEADKLLAKLNLRFNSRRLVGELSIGDQQMVEIAKVLSFESRVIIMDEPTDALTDTETESLFRAIRELKAQGCGIVYISHRMKEIFDICDDVTVMRDGQFIAEREVSSLTEETLIEMMVGRKLEDQYPHIDKAPGEIRLKVDNLSGPGVNGVSFTLRQGEILGVSGLMGAGRTELMKVLYGALPRTGGSVTLDNREVVTRSPQDGLANGIVYISEDRKRDGLVLGMSVKENMSLTALRYFSRDVGSLKHKDEQQAVSDFIRLFNVKTPSMDQAIGLLSGGNQQKVAIARGLMTRPKVLILDEPTRGVDVGAKKEIYQLINQFKAEGLSIILVSSEMPEVLGMSDRIMVMHEGHLGGEFTREQATQELLMAAAVGKLSRVTQE